The window AAAGTAAAAAATTAGATGAAATTAAAAAAATAATTCAAAAAACATTAGAGAAAACAAATTCAGTGGTGGTTTCAAGAATCAATAAAGGAGATTATGCAAAAATTTTAGCATTTGCAAAAAAATCAAAATTCAAAGTTAAGACTGGGAAAAATTCATCCACACTAGTACTTTACAAAAAACCAATAATATTCAAAGGAGGAAAGGTGGGCATACTAGCAGCTGGAACATCAGATATTGGGGTTGCAGAAGAAGCCAGATTGATGTCAGAAGCAATGAACTGTAAATGTATTTCGAGTTATGATGTAGGAGTTGCAGGAATTCAAAGGATATTTCCAATTTTGAAAGAAATGATATCTGAAGATGTAGATTGCATTATAGTGGTGGCTGGAATGGAAGGAGCACTCGCTACTTTAGTTTCTTCAATGGTGGATATCCCAGTAATTGGAATTCCAACATCTATTGGATATGGTTACGGTGGGAAAGGAATTGCTGCCCTTGCATCAATGTTACAAAGTTGCTCATTGGGATTATCAGTTGTCAATATAGACAATGGAATTGCAGCTGGTGCAATATCAGCAAATATAGCAAATAGAGCAATACGAAAAAGCAGAACTAAATAACATCAAGAAAATGGAAATTTCAGAAATTTAGAAGACATGTGACCTCGTAAATCATATATACCATACAAGAACGAATCTTGTTAATATTGGCTGGAAAACGAATTGTTCTAACTGCTGATCGTAGTTTAATGACAAATTATCGAGGAAATTTTCTTTATGGATTTATTGCATGTGGACCTTATGAAGTACTTCCAGAATGGGTTTTTGACAAAGTTTTCTGTCCAGCAGTTGAAACGGACCCTATCACAGGAGAAGCAAAAGTTGCCCAAGTGGGATTAAGACGAGTGGAAAGTGCATTATTACAAGGATACAAAAGAGATGAAGTCTTTATTGCAAATCCTGAAATGCTAGAAAAATCAATTGGTCCAGATACCAAAGTAGTTGGAATTAATGTAATGGATCCGCTTGGAATGGCACCAGTAACAACTACCATGTCACCTGAAAAATTATCATATGTTGCAATGAAATTCAAAAAAATGTGTGCAAATATTATTCAGTTAAAAAAGAAA is drawn from Candidatus Nitrosarchaeum limnium SFB1 and contains these coding sequences:
- a CDS encoding 1-(5-phosphoribosyl)-5-amino-4-imidazole-carboxylate (AIR) carboxylase, giving the protein MLSLYSIEEIEGIAKIDINRRKRKGIPEVIFAESKKLDEIKKIIQKTLEKTNSVVVSRINKGDYAKILAFAKKSKFKVKTGKNSSTLVLYKKPIIFKGGKVGILAAGTSDIGVAEEARLMSEAMNCKCISSYDVGVAGIQRIFPILKEMISEDVDCIIVVAGMEGALATLVSSMVDIPVIGIPTSIGYGYGGKGIAALASMLQSCSLGLSVVNIDNGIAAGAISANIANRAIRKSRTK